In Phycisphaerae bacterium, a genomic segment contains:
- a CDS encoding sulfotransferase domain-containing protein, which yields MTVTNPDLVTIVSGLPRSGTSMMMRMLEAAGIPALVDNIRAADEDNPRGYYEFEPVKKTKEDPSWLKQAGGKVVKMVYRLLYDLPPDRTYYVVFMQRHLHEVIKSQDVMLSRRGREGGDLPKEKLIELFKKQLSEFEAWVARQPNFRILYVNYNEMLKDPQPPVKAINEFLGGRLDTTAMCKVVEPGLYRQRAES from the coding sequence ATGACAGTCACCAATCCCGACCTGGTCACGATCGTGTCCGGCCTGCCCCGGTCCGGAACCTCCATGATGATGCGGATGCTCGAGGCCGCCGGCATCCCCGCGCTCGTTGACAACATCCGCGCCGCCGATGAAGACAATCCGCGCGGCTACTACGAGTTCGAGCCCGTCAAGAAGACCAAGGAAGACCCCTCCTGGCTCAAGCAGGCCGGCGGCAAGGTCGTCAAGATGGTCTACCGCCTGCTGTATGACCTGCCGCCCGATCGCACGTACTACGTCGTGTTCATGCAGCGCCACCTGCACGAAGTGATCAAGTCACAGGACGTGATGCTGAGCCGCCGCGGGCGCGAGGGCGGCGACCTGCCCAAAGAGAAGCTGATCGAGCTGTTCAAGAAGCAGCTCAGCGAGTTCGAAGCCTGGGTCGCCCGGCAGCCCAACTTCCGCATCCTCTACGTCAACTACAACGAAATGCTGAAAGACCCGCAGCCGCCGGTGAAAGCGATCAACGAATTCCTCGGCGGGCGGCTGGATACGACGGCGATGTGCAAAGTCGTTGAGCCCGGCCTTTACCGGCAGCGCGCCGAGTCGTAG
- a CDS encoding HEAT repeat domain-containing protein, translating to MLLVWPVGAAGDVFQLRNGGSVSGALLTIDEGNYRIRTTVGIVSVPASSVVAVEEAATPFEEYDRRVRATADTADEQTELAAWCDEQGLRAERRRHLRRAVELDPDHAAARRALGYVRVGALWVDGRRVAEAGGEAAADNGDEAVEPEKLARAIQAEWSQRIRAIKHSLLDSSLARLVDEGRVRIREIRDPLAILPLAQVLGLGDRDSRLLLVEMLSRFPEDEATLNLGVLGLVDDDEDIRARAVAALAPRKDPRIVAQYRAALRSGSDVILARAATGLAQLQAPEAVPDLIALLTAQRERWVEVPLRQYMRTWPQTFVTMTTVHLSSGGGLVVHRPEVGVYRDFVLWNEPVRNEWQFREVTVYRTEVLEALKRLTGQNFGFEGEAWRRWYEESPR from the coding sequence GTGCTGCTGGTGTGGCCAGTCGGGGCGGCGGGGGATGTGTTTCAGCTTCGCAACGGTGGCAGTGTCTCGGGCGCGCTGCTTACGATCGACGAGGGGAATTACCGGATTCGGACGACCGTTGGGATCGTGAGCGTTCCCGCTTCTTCCGTCGTCGCCGTCGAGGAGGCTGCGACCCCATTCGAGGAATATGATCGCCGGGTGCGGGCGACGGCGGACACGGCTGACGAGCAGACGGAGCTGGCGGCTTGGTGTGATGAGCAGGGCTTGCGCGCGGAGCGGCGGCGGCACCTGCGTCGCGCGGTCGAGCTCGACCCGGACCACGCGGCGGCCCGTCGCGCGCTGGGTTATGTGCGCGTCGGGGCGCTGTGGGTCGACGGGCGGCGGGTCGCGGAAGCGGGCGGGGAGGCGGCGGCTGACAACGGTGATGAGGCGGTCGAGCCCGAGAAACTCGCGCGCGCGATCCAGGCGGAATGGAGTCAGCGGATTCGCGCGATCAAGCATTCGTTGCTGGACAGCTCGCTTGCACGGCTGGTCGACGAAGGGCGGGTGCGCATCCGCGAGATACGGGACCCGCTGGCGATCCTGCCCCTGGCACAGGTGCTGGGACTGGGCGACCGCGACAGTCGACTGCTGCTGGTCGAGATGTTGTCGCGGTTTCCGGAGGATGAGGCCACGCTGAACCTCGGCGTGCTGGGGCTCGTGGACGACGACGAGGACATTCGCGCGCGCGCGGTGGCGGCCCTCGCGCCGCGGAAGGACCCGCGCATCGTGGCGCAATATCGCGCCGCACTGCGCAGTGGCAGCGATGTCATCCTGGCCCGCGCCGCGACGGGACTCGCGCAGTTGCAGGCGCCCGAAGCGGTGCCGGACCTGATCGCCCTGCTCACCGCGCAGCGCGAGCGGTGGGTGGAAGTGCCGCTGCGTCAATACATGCGCACTTGGCCGCAGACATTCGTGACGATGACGACGGTCCACCTGTCCAGTGGCGGCGGGCTGGTCGTCCACCGGCCGGAAGTCGGCGTCTATCGCGATTTCGTCCTGTGGAACGAGCCGGTCCGCAACGAGTGGCAGTTCCGCGAGGTCACGGTGTACCGCACCGAGGTACTGGAGGCGCTCAAGCGGCTCACGGGGCAGAACTTCGGGTTCGAGGGCGAGGCCTGGCGGCGGTGGTACGAGGAGAGCCCGCGATGA
- a CDS encoding DUF2029 domain-containing protein, whose protein sequence is MTDQPRTSRLPPREWHALLAAALVYAILIAVVAAWRAESTSDFRDFWENAVHFRQTGEISTQLGVHNYLPFFTIFMLPWGLLPLHVAIVVFTLLSLGLFGVTVYLAESLLNDALRRGPRLALLLSVALVLPYVHSCAVLGNVGLLVLFLIVTAWYLLERGRDTAAGCALGLAVLIKLLPGVLVVFLLLKRRWHAAGTAAAVVVILGLGLPVLAVGGSRTVQLHQEFFRGAVQGGSAITTLTADQPQKAMYSNNAVPIVLRRLLTPLDGGKEAAGALRVNVTDLPRPALVSLYLALMALFVGGCVAATMWGVHRWPPEDVDGVRTLRAQFGAWCCLMLLASPLVWTHYLPLAYWPLALLTDHLIRAWRVEHRAPLGTVVALSGWLVAIMLLAWPAARAAGAQTAAVVVLWIAMIGLSRRSAP, encoded by the coding sequence ATGACTGACCAACCGCGCACATCCCGACTCCCTCCCCGCGAATGGCACGCACTGCTCGCCGCCGCTCTCGTTTACGCCATCCTGATCGCGGTCGTTGCCGCCTGGCGCGCCGAGAGCACGTCGGACTTCCGCGACTTCTGGGAAAACGCGGTGCATTTCCGCCAGACGGGCGAGATCTCCACGCAGCTCGGCGTTCACAACTACCTGCCGTTCTTCACGATCTTCATGTTGCCGTGGGGGCTGCTCCCCCTGCACGTCGCCATCGTCGTGTTCACGCTGCTCAGCCTGGGCCTGTTCGGCGTGACCGTCTACCTGGCGGAGTCCCTGCTGAACGACGCATTGCGCCGCGGCCCGCGCCTCGCCCTGCTGCTCTCCGTTGCCCTCGTGCTGCCCTATGTCCATTCCTGCGCGGTCCTCGGCAACGTCGGGCTGCTCGTGCTCTTTCTGATCGTGACCGCGTGGTACCTGCTGGAGCGCGGACGCGACACGGCCGCCGGCTGTGCGCTCGGCCTGGCCGTTCTGATCAAGCTCCTCCCGGGCGTACTGGTTGTTTTCCTGTTACTCAAACGCCGCTGGCACGCCGCCGGCACTGCTGCCGCCGTGGTCGTCATCCTGGGCCTCGGCTTACCCGTGCTCGCGGTCGGCGGATCGCGGACGGTGCAACTGCACCAGGAATTCTTCCGAGGCGCGGTGCAGGGCGGCTCCGCGATCACGACGCTGACCGCCGACCAGCCGCAGAAGGCGATGTACAGCAACAACGCCGTGCCGATCGTGCTGCGGCGCCTCCTCACCCCGCTCGACGGCGGCAAGGAGGCGGCCGGCGCGCTGCGGGTGAACGTCACGGACCTGCCGCGCCCCGCGCTGGTCAGTCTCTACCTGGCGTTGATGGCCCTCTTCGTCGGCGGGTGCGTCGCCGCCACGATGTGGGGTGTCCACCGCTGGCCACCGGAGGATGTGGATGGCGTGCGCACATTGCGTGCGCAGTTCGGCGCGTGGTGCTGCCTGATGCTGCTCGCGTCGCCGCTGGTCTGGACGCACTACCTGCCACTGGCCTATTGGCCGCTGGCGCTACTGACGGATCACCTCATCCGCGCGTGGCGGGTGGAGCATCGCGCGCCGCTTGGCACCGTTGTTGCGCTGAGCGGCTGGCTGGTAGCGATCATGCTGTTGGCGTGGCCGGCGGCGCGCGCAGCCGGCGCCCAGACGGCCGCCGTCGTCGTCCTGTGGATCGCGATGATCGGTCTGTCGCGGCGGAGCGCGCCCTGA
- a CDS encoding serine/threonine protein kinase, whose product MGARRLERVQELFADAIQRLPADRASYLDEACGNDTELRAEVEDLLAHAASVPPHFLAPPPVPPDLESLLATSTLPDTSAGAQDPLVGERLGRYEVIRVIAAGGMATVYEAVQDRPRRAVALKVLKPHMVTPMVLRRFRLEAEILGHLRHSNIAQVYQAEVVTAPKGMSVWAGSSVAYLAMEYIPGAPTITEYAAAKLLDTRRRLALFLPVCEAVHYGHQKGIIHRDLKPANILVGADGQPKVIDFGIARVTNKDIALTTHATDLGQLIGTVQYMSPEQCAGDPRDVDVRTDVYSLGVVLYELLCGVLPYCATGLSAWEAIRRIQQEQPRLPSAAVSGNIALVRQLRGSLDAIVLKALAKDREQRYGSAADLALDIRRHLQGERVDAHPPSPWASTVRWVIRHPIYTTGAACSLILGLTVVLVLVIAENLALRPDRIQFDEFRKDRATLLTAGNRPLRSWGDGTERAVGMAEVLAPSQAGRQRLAVVGLPASTLESEGPGVCCYDLSRSHHELHWRRVVEDNDIPGALLTDPNRVFASETFGVRSGVVADVFTELPEMEIVVAFGHDDTTQGALHVYDLKGERHYQAWINTLVDSVCWLRDAGVLILAGVNGECFIEDRGLAAGAKRSHPPVVLALRLRRGLDTREYISNESDNPQLRPEWSLCVIAPLDTRVRLYVDCPRETAPGGVRLSVYLPSDYPEALTSLTWLIDSSGEIIRGPRADDTYDRNRKHLPEGDPRKLPPIEAWRLIPLPPCRGQSPGGGATAQFR is encoded by the coding sequence ATGGGTGCAAGGCGATTGGAGCGCGTACAGGAGTTGTTCGCGGATGCGATCCAGCGGTTACCTGCCGATCGGGCCAGTTATCTCGACGAAGCCTGCGGTAACGACACCGAGCTGCGGGCAGAAGTGGAGGACCTTCTTGCTCATGCAGCCTCGGTACCGCCGCACTTCCTGGCTCCGCCGCCGGTACCACCGGATCTCGAGAGCCTGCTCGCGACCAGCACGTTGCCGGACACCAGCGCCGGTGCTCAAGATCCGCTGGTTGGCGAGCGGCTGGGGCGCTACGAGGTCATACGTGTAATCGCTGCCGGCGGCATGGCCACAGTGTACGAGGCGGTCCAGGACCGGCCGCGGCGAGCGGTGGCATTGAAGGTGCTTAAACCACACATGGTAACGCCCATGGTGCTGCGGCGTTTTCGGCTGGAGGCCGAGATTTTGGGGCATCTGCGGCACTCGAACATCGCACAAGTCTATCAGGCGGAGGTAGTTACGGCTCCAAAGGGCATGTCAGTCTGGGCGGGGAGCAGCGTGGCGTACCTCGCAATGGAATACATCCCGGGCGCGCCGACTATCACTGAGTACGCTGCGGCGAAGCTGCTCGACACGCGTCGGCGGCTCGCACTCTTTCTGCCTGTTTGCGAGGCGGTGCATTACGGGCACCAGAAGGGCATCATTCATCGCGACCTTAAGCCGGCGAACATCCTCGTTGGGGCAGATGGACAACCGAAAGTGATCGACTTCGGTATCGCGCGGGTCACAAACAAGGACATCGCGCTGACAACGCACGCTACTGATCTTGGGCAGCTGATTGGCACCGTGCAGTACATGAGCCCTGAGCAGTGCGCTGGCGATCCGCGCGATGTCGATGTGCGCACGGACGTCTACTCTCTGGGCGTAGTTTTATATGAACTGTTGTGCGGCGTGTTGCCGTACTGTGCCACCGGGTTGAGCGCCTGGGAGGCGATACGCCGGATTCAGCAGGAACAGCCACGTTTGCCATCGGCGGCTGTTAGCGGAAATATCGCGCTCGTTCGCCAGTTGCGAGGTTCGCTGGACGCGATCGTGCTCAAGGCGCTGGCCAAGGACCGCGAGCAGCGGTACGGCTCAGCCGCAGACTTGGCGCTCGATATCCGACGGCACCTGCAAGGCGAGCGCGTCGACGCACATCCGCCGAGCCCGTGGGCATCCACCGTGCGCTGGGTCATTCGGCACCCCATTTACACTACCGGCGCTGCTTGCAGTCTGATACTGGGGCTGACGGTGGTGTTAGTGCTGGTTATCGCGGAGAATCTGGCGCTCCGACCGGACCGCATTCAATTCGACGAGTTTCGCAAGGACCGTGCCACGCTGCTAACTGCCGGGAACCGCCCGCTGCGCAGCTGGGGAGACGGTACCGAGCGTGCCGTCGGGATGGCGGAGGTTCTGGCTCCGTCGCAAGCGGGGCGTCAACGGCTGGCCGTTGTGGGTCTGCCAGCAAGCACGTTGGAGTCCGAGGGCCCCGGAGTGTGTTGCTACGACCTGAGTCGGAGCCATCACGAGTTGCATTGGCGCCGCGTCGTCGAGGACAACGATATTCCAGGCGCGTTGCTGACGGACCCGAACCGCGTTTTTGCCTCAGAGACATTCGGGGTCCGGTCCGGCGTCGTGGCAGATGTGTTTACGGAGCTCCCGGAGATGGAGATCGTGGTCGCTTTCGGACACGACGACACGACGCAAGGTGCGCTTCACGTATATGACCTGAAGGGGGAGCGCCATTACCAGGCGTGGATAAACACCTTGGTCGACTCAGTCTGCTGGCTACGCGACGCCGGAGTGCTCATTTTGGCAGGAGTCAACGGCGAGTGCTTCATTGAGGACCGCGGCCTCGCTGCTGGTGCGAAGCGTTCACATCCTCCGGTTGTCCTCGCACTGCGCTTACGGCGAGGTCTCGACACCCGCGAGTACATTTCGAACGAGTCGGACAATCCGCAGCTCCGACCGGAGTGGAGCCTTTGCGTTATCGCTCCGCTAGATACGCGGGTGCGTCTGTACGTGGATTGTCCGCGTGAGACAGCGCCGGGTGGGGTGCGTCTCTCGGTATACCTGCCCAGCGATTACCCAGAGGCCCTTACGAGCCTCACGTGGCTGATCGATTCGTCCGGTGAGATCATCCGCGGCCCGCGTGCTGACGATACCTACGACCGCAATCGCAAACACCTGCCGGAGGGCGATCCGCGCAAGTTGCCGCCGATTGAAGCCTGGAGATTAATCCCGCTGCCGCCGTGTCGCGGCCAGTCACCAGGAGGCGGCGCTACCGCTCAGTTTCGGTGA
- a CDS encoding polyprenol monophosphomannose synthase — MTLNAARVTVVVPTYNERENLAPLARRVFDVLDPPETELLVVDDNSPDGTAAAAEALAQTYPVRCLVRRAERGLATAVIAGLQAAHGEIVVVMDADLSHPPESIPALVDHLRDPRVEMAIGSRFVAGGRVDLHWPLHRHLNSLVGRLLARPLTPVRDMMSGFFAVRRRDLRLTELRPVGYKIALELIVRHRWRNVVEIPISFTDRAAGQTKLNIAEQLRYLRHLARLYAFVLFRRQARPT; from the coding sequence ATGACACTGAACGCCGCGCGGGTCACCGTGGTCGTGCCCACCTACAACGAGCGCGAGAACCTCGCGCCGCTGGCCCGGCGTGTCTTCGATGTGCTCGATCCGCCGGAGACCGAGCTGCTCGTCGTCGACGACAACTCGCCCGACGGCACCGCCGCCGCCGCTGAAGCCCTGGCCCAGACGTACCCGGTCCGCTGCCTGGTGCGCCGCGCCGAGCGCGGACTGGCCACCGCCGTCATCGCCGGTCTGCAGGCCGCCCACGGCGAAATCGTGGTCGTCATGGACGCCGATCTGTCGCACCCGCCCGAAAGCATCCCCGCGCTTGTCGACCACCTGCGCGATCCACGGGTGGAGATGGCCATTGGGAGCCGTTTCGTCGCCGGCGGGCGCGTCGATCTGCACTGGCCGCTGCACCGACACCTGAACAGCCTCGTGGGCCGCCTGCTCGCCCGGCCGCTAACGCCGGTCCGCGACATGATGTCCGGCTTCTTCGCCGTCCGGCGACGTGACCTGCGTCTCACGGAGCTTCGCCCGGTCGGCTACAAGATCGCGCTCGAGCTGATCGTGCGACACCGCTGGCGAAACGTCGTCGAGATCCCGATCTCGTTCACCGACCGCGCTGCCGGCCAGACGAAACTCAACATCGCCGAGCAACTCCGCTATCTCCGGCACCTGGCGCGCCTGTACGCCTTCGTGTTGTTCCGTCGGCAAGCGCGGCCCACATGA
- a CDS encoding sigma-70 family RNA polymerase sigma factor: MSAGVENPLTRLLAAASVGDQAAQEQLWRAVYDELRRVAHRQMSAEPGGCELQTTVLVHEAYLRLVGDGHMDWNSAGHFFAAAAQAMRRIRVDYARSSRSAKRGGGRRAVGACDELSAGEENLDAAELLTLDESLQRLEQEAPRAAQVVMLRYFAGLNVDAVARILDVSPRTVELDWWFARAWLRRELTSK, encoded by the coding sequence ATGTCCGCAGGAGTGGAGAATCCGTTGACGCGACTGCTCGCTGCAGCGAGCGTGGGTGACCAAGCTGCTCAAGAACAACTCTGGCGGGCGGTGTACGACGAATTGCGTCGTGTTGCGCATCGCCAGATGAGCGCTGAACCAGGCGGTTGCGAGCTTCAAACGACTGTCCTTGTGCATGAGGCCTACCTCCGCCTGGTCGGTGACGGGCATATGGATTGGAACAGCGCCGGACATTTCTTCGCGGCCGCAGCACAGGCAATGCGCCGGATCCGCGTGGATTACGCACGTAGTAGCAGGAGCGCGAAGCGTGGCGGTGGCCGTCGCGCCGTCGGGGCGTGCGACGAACTGTCTGCCGGCGAAGAGAATCTGGACGCTGCCGAATTGCTTACGTTGGACGAGTCGCTGCAGCGCCTGGAACAGGAAGCACCGCGCGCAGCGCAGGTGGTGATGCTGCGATACTTCGCAGGATTGAATGTGGACGCGGTGGCGCGCATCTTGGATGTCTCGCCCCGCACTGTTGAGTTGGACTGGTGGTTTGCGCGGGCGTGGCTGAGGCGTGAGTTGACCAGCAAATAG
- a CDS encoding SPFH domain-containing protein: MAPGLIVADIMGPGLIVAGILILFLLVIIASGMFTVQQQTHAVVECFGRFRKISPPGLNFKWPLIESIAGRVTHRVQELEIKVESKTKDDVFVDLIIAVQYYVPENPEAVRSAFYRLTNPRQQISSYVFDTVRALVPDMAVDHVFAEKDKIAQAVKDRLQDTMQQFGFTILQSLVNDIQPDAKVKDAMNQVNASARLKEAAKNEAEAQKIRVIAAAEAEARAKELQGVGIARQRLAIANGLKESVAACSEAGISPEEATKMVLLTQHYDTVTAVGAHSKSTIMMVPYSPQGMSQVSEQITAALLTTAEAERVTAVRAPKAPPSA, from the coding sequence ATGGCACCTGGGTTGATCGTGGCGGACATCATGGGACCTGGGTTGATCGTGGCGGGCATCCTGATCCTGTTCCTGCTGGTCATCATCGCGAGCGGCATGTTCACGGTGCAGCAGCAAACGCACGCCGTGGTGGAATGCTTTGGCCGTTTCCGCAAGATTTCGCCGCCGGGGCTGAACTTCAAGTGGCCGCTGATCGAGAGCATCGCGGGCCGGGTGACTCACCGCGTGCAGGAGCTGGAGATCAAGGTCGAGTCGAAGACGAAGGACGACGTGTTCGTGGACCTGATCATCGCCGTGCAGTACTACGTGCCGGAGAATCCGGAGGCTGTACGCTCGGCGTTCTACCGGCTGACGAACCCGCGGCAGCAGATCAGCTCGTACGTGTTCGACACGGTGCGGGCGCTGGTGCCGGACATGGCGGTGGACCACGTGTTCGCCGAGAAGGACAAGATCGCGCAGGCGGTGAAGGACCGGCTGCAGGACACCATGCAGCAGTTTGGCTTCACGATCCTGCAGTCGCTGGTGAACGACATCCAGCCGGACGCAAAGGTCAAGGACGCGATGAACCAGGTCAACGCCAGCGCGCGGCTGAAGGAGGCCGCGAAGAACGAAGCGGAAGCGCAGAAGATCCGCGTGATCGCGGCGGCCGAAGCTGAGGCGCGGGCGAAGGAGCTGCAGGGTGTGGGTATCGCGCGGCAGCGCCTGGCGATCGCGAACGGCTTGAAGGAGTCGGTGGCGGCCTGCTCCGAGGCCGGCATCTCGCCGGAGGAAGCGACGAAGATGGTGTTGCTCACGCAGCACTACGACACGGTCACCGCGGTCGGCGCGCACAGCAAGTCGACGATCATGATGGTGCCGTACAGCCCGCAGGGTATGTCGCAGGTGTCGGAGCAGATCACGGCGGCCCTGCTGACGACCGCCGAGGCGGAGCGCGTGACAGCGGTCCGGGCGCCGAAGGCTCCACCGAGCGCGTAG